A stretch of Candidatus Binatia bacterium DNA encodes these proteins:
- a CDS encoding RNB domain-containing ribonuclease — MLQRGMLPDFSAAVLAQTDTITRAATEIGASIRDLRSLLWASIDNDDSRDLDQLSVAVPNAGGAVKILVAVADVDAIIKKDSALDGHARANTTSVYTAAEIFPMLPEKLSTDLTSLGEDQERLAIVIEMTVSADGAVEGSDVYRAIVINRAKLAYNGVAAWLDGATPAPARISALPGLDQQLRIQDRVAQAMKKLRHEHGALSLETTEARAVFDGDALADLRAEEPNRAKELIEDFMIAANGVTARYLEQKGFPSLRRVLHSPERWERIVELAAAVGERLPSEPTAGALDEFLRKRREADPARFPDVSLSVIKLLGRGEYTLELPGQRAEGHFGLAVKDYTHSTAPNRRFPDVITQRLLKAALAGQPVPYSNDELGELARHCTEQEDSATKVERQVRKSAAALLLESRIGERFDAIVTGASAKGTWVRIMQPAAEGKVVHGFEELHVGDRVRVE; from the coding sequence ATGCTTCAACGGGGGATGTTGCCGGACTTTTCCGCCGCGGTTCTGGCGCAGACAGATACCATCACGAGAGCGGCCACAGAGATCGGCGCTTCCATCCGCGACCTTCGGAGTCTGCTCTGGGCGTCGATCGACAACGATGATTCGCGCGATCTCGACCAGCTCTCGGTCGCGGTGCCGAACGCGGGCGGCGCGGTGAAGATCCTCGTTGCGGTGGCCGATGTCGACGCCATCATCAAGAAAGACTCCGCGCTCGATGGCCACGCGCGGGCCAATACCACTTCCGTCTACACGGCCGCCGAGATCTTCCCAATGCTTCCTGAGAAGCTCTCTACCGACCTCACATCTCTCGGCGAGGACCAGGAGCGGCTGGCGATCGTCATCGAGATGACGGTCAGTGCCGACGGAGCAGTGGAGGGGTCTGACGTCTATCGGGCGATCGTGATCAATCGCGCCAAGCTCGCCTACAACGGCGTCGCCGCCTGGCTCGACGGCGCCACGCCCGCGCCGGCACGGATATCGGCACTACCGGGGCTCGATCAGCAGCTCCGCATTCAGGATCGGGTCGCGCAGGCGATGAAGAAGCTCCGGCACGAACACGGCGCCTTGAGCCTGGAGACGACTGAGGCGCGGGCCGTGTTCGATGGCGACGCGCTGGCCGACCTACGAGCTGAGGAGCCGAATCGGGCCAAGGAGCTAATCGAAGACTTCATGATTGCGGCCAACGGGGTGACCGCGAGGTACCTCGAGCAGAAGGGCTTTCCGTCGCTGCGACGGGTCCTGCACTCGCCCGAGCGTTGGGAGCGGATCGTCGAGCTGGCTGCGGCTGTGGGCGAGCGCCTGCCATCAGAGCCCACCGCCGGGGCTCTTGATGAGTTCCTCAGGAAGCGCCGGGAGGCAGATCCGGCGCGCTTTCCCGATGTCTCGCTCTCCGTGATCAAGCTCTTGGGCCGGGGCGAGTACACCCTCGAGCTTCCCGGTCAACGAGCGGAGGGACACTTTGGGCTTGCCGTCAAGGACTATACCCACTCCACCGCGCCGAACCGGCGTTTTCCGGATGTCATCACGCAGCGCCTGCTGAAAGCGGCGCTGGCGGGACAGCCGGTGCCCTACAGCAACGACGAGCTCGGTGAGCTGGCCCGGCACTGCACGGAGCAAGAGGACAGCGCGACCAAGGTGGAGCGGCAGGTGCGAAAGTCCGCCGCGGCGCTCCTTCTGGAATCGCGGATCGGCGAACGGTTCGACGCCATTGTGACCGGCGCTTCAGCGAAGGGGACATGGGTCCGAATCATGCAGCCAGCCGCAGAGGGAAAAGTTGTGCACGGATTCGAGGAACTTCATGTCGGAGATCGCGTTCGCGTCGAG
- a CDS encoding ADP-polyphosphate phosphotransferase, with the protein MKINSNIFRVPTGKRVNLKKWPTLVKPVYKSRKKYQRLLEEHVKQLSSLQRLLYASDRYALLLIFQAMDAAGKDGAIRHVMSGVNPQGCQVFSFKHPTGAELDHDFLWRTTRALPERGRIGIFNRSYYEEVLIVRVHPEILRSQRLPKEFFDEKTIWQERYRSIVDLENHLYRNGTRIIKFFLHLSEEEQRKRFLERIDEPEKNWKFSLADIEERKCWKQYMQAYEECLSATSTRNAPWYAVPADDKENARLIVSQIILDGLKELRMAYPKSGAKRRQELQAIRKRLAR; encoded by the coding sequence ATGAAAATCAATTCCAACATTTTCCGTGTGCCGACGGGAAAAAGGGTCAACCTCAAGAAGTGGCCGACGCTCGTGAAGCCCGTTTACAAGTCGAGGAAGAAGTATCAACGCCTTCTGGAGGAACACGTTAAACAACTGAGCTCGCTGCAACGCCTTCTGTATGCATCCGATCGCTATGCCTTGCTGCTTATTTTTCAGGCAATGGATGCCGCCGGGAAGGACGGCGCCATCCGGCACGTGATGTCGGGTGTCAATCCACAAGGCTGCCAGGTGTTCAGCTTCAAACATCCCACCGGCGCCGAGCTCGATCACGATTTTTTGTGGCGCACCACCCGGGCCCTACCGGAACGCGGTCGGATCGGAATCTTCAACCGATCTTATTACGAGGAAGTACTGATCGTTCGGGTGCATCCGGAGATCCTGCGCAGCCAGAGACTGCCGAAGGAGTTCTTCGACGAGAAAACAATCTGGCAGGAGCGCTATCGCTCCATCGTGGACCTGGAGAACCATCTCTACCGCAACGGAACACGGATCATCAAGTTTTTCCTGCATCTTTCGGAGGAAGAACAGCGAAAGCGCTTCCTCGAACGTATCGATGAGCCGGAGAAGAACTGGAAATTCAGCCTGGCGGACATTGAGGAGAGGAAATGCTGGAAACAGTACATGCAGGCCTATGAGGAATGCTTGAGTGCAACAAGCACCCGCAACGCGCCCTGGTACGCCGTTCCCGCCGACGACAAAGAGAACGCACGGTTGATCGTTTCCCAGATTATCCTTGACGGACTCAAAGAGCTCCGAATGGCTTACCCCAAGTCCGGTGCCAAACGCCGGCAGGAATTACAGGCGATCCGGAAACGGCTCGCAAGGTAA